One genomic region from Blastopirellula marina encodes:
- a CDS encoding DUF1501 domain-containing protein, with amino-acid sequence MFTFQGRGKSVTCNGQTRRDFLQVGTLGALGLSLPHLFAAKAHGAVKPDHDDRSCIMIFNLGAPSQLDLWDMKPDAPAEVRGPFKPIGTTNPDLQISEILPQHAKIADKFSLVRSVHHTGAAVHDAGWQMMQTGRLFSGGVNTPHIGSVVSFERGRKTDLPAFAVLPQLMGRGGGNMPNGQAGGFLGKAHDPFALNADPSQENFKVPDLLPPIEIDSSRLERRRRIRDLVDQTVATFEASESADLLGSNFESAFRLMTSPKAREAFDLTKEPQKVRERYGMNRFGQCCLLSRRLIENGVRFVTINTFLTVFDEITWDIHGSKPFTSIEGMKNIVAPLYDQGYSALIEDLDQRGLLDSTLVCNLAEFGRTPRVNPAGGRDHWPQCFTCGFAGGGVQGGRIVGASDPIGAVPADRPVQPADVAATIFHSLGFDVHKALPGPGGRPFPIVDSGHAPIHELF; translated from the coding sequence ATGTTCACCTTTCAAGGGCGTGGCAAATCGGTCACCTGTAACGGTCAAACGCGCCGCGACTTCCTACAAGTAGGTACGCTCGGAGCCCTCGGGCTAAGCCTACCCCACCTGTTCGCGGCCAAGGCCCACGGGGCCGTAAAGCCAGATCATGATGATCGAAGCTGCATCATGATCTTTAACCTGGGTGCTCCTAGTCAGCTTGATCTGTGGGATATGAAGCCGGATGCCCCGGCTGAAGTCCGCGGGCCTTTCAAGCCCATCGGGACGACGAATCCCGACCTGCAGATCTCCGAGATTCTTCCGCAGCACGCGAAGATCGCTGACAAGTTCTCGCTGGTTCGCTCGGTACATCACACGGGGGCTGCCGTGCACGATGCAGGCTGGCAGATGATGCAGACCGGACGGCTATTTTCCGGCGGGGTCAACACGCCGCATATCGGATCGGTGGTCAGCTTCGAGCGTGGCCGAAAGACCGATCTTCCGGCGTTTGCCGTCTTGCCGCAGCTGATGGGACGCGGGGGTGGAAACATGCCCAACGGCCAGGCAGGCGGATTCTTGGGCAAGGCCCACGATCCGTTTGCCCTCAATGCAGACCCGTCGCAAGAGAACTTCAAAGTCCCCGACTTGCTGCCGCCGATCGAGATTGATTCGAGTCGGTTGGAACGTCGTCGTCGAATTCGCGACCTGGTCGATCAAACCGTGGCCACGTTCGAGGCCAGTGAGAGTGCCGACCTGTTGGGAAGCAACTTCGAGTCTGCCTTCCGCCTGATGACCAGTCCTAAAGCGCGAGAAGCGTTCGATCTGACTAAAGAGCCGCAGAAAGTGCGTGAGCGTTACGGCATGAACCGCTTCGGCCAATGCTGCTTGCTTTCGAGGCGACTGATTGAAAACGGTGTCCGCTTTGTGACGATCAACACGTTCCTGACGGTGTTTGACGAGATCACTTGGGACATCCACGGCTCGAAGCCGTTCACATCCATCGAAGGGATGAAGAATATCGTCGCTCCGCTGTACGACCAAGGTTATTCAGCGCTAATCGAAGACCTGGACCAGCGGGGCCTGCTCGATTCGACGCTGGTTTGCAACCTGGCCGAGTTTGGGCGAACGCCACGCGTGAACCCTGCAGGGGGACGCGATCACTGGCCGCAATGTTTTACGTGCGGCTTTGCCGGGGGGGGCGTGCAAGGAGGTCGCATTGTCGGGGCCAGCGATCCGATCGGGGCCGTTCCGGCGGATCGACCCGTCCAGCCAGCGGACGTGGCGGCGACCATATTCCACAGCCTTGGCTTCGATGTTCACAAGGCACTGCCAGGACCCGGCGGACGACCCTTCCCAATCGTCGATTCCGGGCATGCACCGATTCACGAACTCTTCTAA
- a CDS encoding AraC family transcriptional regulator has product MNTRIGAELALAGLFDYLPDVYLYVKDREGRFIAANQSLWKMRGYESEAEMLGKTDLDLHPRYLAERYMAEDRQVIESGTPLPNQIWLVPSQPGELKWFISSKTPLKTASGEVIGIAGVMRDLEKAKSVANSFDAFEKVVNFVLRNYEQPLRVNDLAAMVHLSVSQFDRRFKSLYHITPQQYILRVRLHAACHELLASGGTIAQIATSCGFYDQSYFTKQFRKHLGISPTDYRARYQDSPGQLSDSLGLAPLFAT; this is encoded by the coding sequence ATGAACACGCGCATCGGTGCCGAACTGGCCCTTGCTGGGCTATTTGACTATCTTCCGGACGTTTATCTTTACGTTAAGGACCGAGAAGGGCGATTCATCGCCGCCAACCAGTCCCTGTGGAAGATGCGCGGGTACGAGTCCGAGGCTGAAATGCTTGGCAAGACCGACCTCGACCTCCATCCGCGTTACTTGGCCGAACGCTACATGGCCGAAGATCGTCAGGTGATAGAGTCTGGTACGCCGCTTCCCAACCAGATTTGGCTTGTTCCGAGCCAGCCAGGGGAGCTGAAATGGTTTATTTCCAGCAAGACACCTTTGAAAACAGCCAGCGGCGAGGTCATCGGTATCGCCGGGGTGATGCGCGACCTGGAGAAAGCCAAGTCAGTGGCCAACTCGTTTGATGCATTTGAAAAAGTGGTCAATTTCGTGCTGCGAAACTACGAACAGCCCCTCCGTGTGAATGATCTGGCCGCGATGGTCCATCTGTCGGTAAGCCAGTTCGATCGACGCTTCAAATCGCTGTATCACATTACCCCACAGCAGTACATTTTGCGCGTACGACTACACGCAGCATGCCACGAACTATTGGCCTCAGGAGGGACAATCGCCCAAATTGCCACCAGCTGTGGATTCTACGACCAAAGTTACTTCACCAAACAGTTTCGCAAGCATCTGGGAATCTCTCCGACCGACTATCGCGCACGGTACCAAGACTCGCCAGGCCAGCTCTCCGACTCACTAGGACTCGCCCCGTTGTTTGCTACATGA